In Actinoplanes derwentensis, the following proteins share a genomic window:
- the cydD gene encoding thiol reductant ABC exporter subunit CydD gives MKPLDPRLLRYARATRTYLVATVVLGVIHAVLLIAQAVLLADAVTAVFLDGSGIGDLTTGVLGFTVPVLVALAAVIAAKAAVAWLQEIAAVRSAAAVKSQLRNRLLDHVTALGPAGSAGAGSAPAGVVAALAGNGLDALDAYFAKYLPQLVLAVLVPGILLTRLLPADLIATGTIAVTLPLIPLFMALVGMHTEAQNRRQFRLLARLSHHFLDVIAGLPTLKLFGRARAQAGIIRRISEDQRRHTMRTLRTAFLSSLVLELLATLSVALVAVGIGLRLVAGNLDLGTALLVLILAPEAYRPLREVGANFHASAEGLAAAEEVFAVLETPLPVSGRLAPPAGDIVFDGVEVRFPGRSGTALRLDATIEPGTIVALTGPSGCGKSTALNVLLGFVNPTAGRVTVGGVPLPDLDPEAWRRHLAWVPQRPHLFASSVYDNIALTAPAPSTDVVAAARAAGADGFIRELPESYSTLLGDDGTGLSAGQRQRIALARAFLRDAPIVLLDEPTANLDTETAASVMAAIRCLSAGRTVLIAAHRPELIALADRVILLTENLVPA, from the coding sequence ATGAAGCCGCTGGACCCCCGGCTCCTCAGGTACGCCCGCGCCACCCGGACCTATCTCGTGGCGACCGTCGTCCTCGGCGTGATCCACGCCGTGCTGCTGATCGCGCAGGCGGTCCTGCTCGCGGACGCCGTCACCGCGGTCTTCCTCGACGGTTCCGGCATCGGCGATCTGACGACCGGGGTCCTCGGCTTCACCGTACCGGTGCTGGTGGCACTGGCCGCGGTCATCGCTGCCAAGGCCGCGGTGGCGTGGCTGCAGGAGATCGCGGCGGTCCGCTCGGCCGCCGCGGTCAAGAGCCAGCTCCGCAACCGGCTCCTCGACCACGTCACCGCGCTCGGCCCGGCCGGTTCCGCTGGGGCCGGTTCCGCACCGGCCGGTGTGGTCGCCGCGCTCGCCGGGAACGGGCTCGACGCGCTCGACGCCTACTTCGCGAAATACCTGCCGCAGCTTGTGCTCGCGGTGCTGGTGCCGGGGATTCTGCTGACCCGGCTGCTGCCCGCCGACCTGATCGCCACCGGGACCATCGCGGTGACGTTGCCGCTGATCCCGCTGTTCATGGCACTCGTCGGGATGCACACCGAGGCGCAGAACCGGCGACAGTTCCGGCTCCTCGCCCGGCTGTCGCACCACTTCCTCGACGTGATCGCCGGGCTGCCGACGCTCAAACTCTTCGGTCGGGCCCGCGCCCAGGCCGGGATCATCCGCCGGATCAGCGAGGACCAGCGCCGCCACACCATGCGTACGCTGCGCACCGCTTTTCTGTCGTCACTGGTCCTGGAACTGTTAGCCACCCTCTCGGTCGCGCTCGTCGCCGTCGGCATCGGGCTGCGGCTCGTCGCCGGCAATCTCGACCTGGGCACCGCGCTGCTCGTGCTGATCCTCGCGCCCGAGGCGTACCGGCCGCTGCGGGAGGTGGGCGCCAACTTCCACGCCAGCGCCGAAGGGCTGGCCGCGGCCGAAGAGGTGTTCGCCGTGCTGGAGACGCCGTTGCCGGTCTCCGGGAGACTCGCGCCACCGGCCGGGGACATCGTGTTCGACGGCGTCGAGGTGCGGTTCCCCGGCCGGTCCGGAACCGCGCTGCGACTCGACGCCACCATCGAACCGGGTACAATCGTCGCGCTCACCGGCCCGTCCGGCTGCGGGAAGTCCACCGCGCTGAACGTGCTGCTGGGCTTCGTGAACCCGACGGCGGGACGCGTGACAGTCGGTGGCGTACCGCTCCCGGACCTTGATCCCGAAGCATGGCGCCGCCACCTGGCATGGGTGCCGCAACGGCCGCACCTGTTCGCGTCCTCGGTCTACGACAACATCGCCCTGACCGCACCGGCCCCTTCCACCGACGTCGTCGCGGCAGCGCGAGCGGCCGGAGCCGACGGGTTCATCCGCGAACTGCCGGAAAGCTACTCGACCCTGCTCGGCGACGACGGCACCGGACTGTCCGCCGGTCAGCGGCAGCGGATCGCCCTGGCCCGGGCCTTCCTGCGGGACGCGCCGATCGTGCTGCTCGACGAGCCCACCGCCAACCTCGACACCGAAACCGCCGCCTCGGTGATGGCCGCGATCCGCTGTCTGTCCGCCGGCCGCACGGTCCTGATCGCCGCCCACCGTCCGGAACTGATCGCCCTCGCCGACCGAGTCATCCTCCTGACCGAAAACCTGGTGCCGGCATGA
- the cydC gene encoding thiol reductant ABC exporter subunit CydC, with product MTSASLPIPGPAPSGSFSSSSFGAGRGLSAWSLIRPAVGRLSLAVLAGVGAAGAAVALTACSAWLISRAALHPPVLHLMVAIVAVRACGLSRGVLRYLERLIGHDAAFKILTDVRVRLYTRLERLAPAGLADFRRADLARRLASDVDAVLDLVTRVFLPYAVAGVVGLASVLVVGALVPVAGLVLALALLVVGVGVPVMQRASAHRADGRLAPLRAELSTGVVDLLHGLPDLTAYGATRARLDRLAEVDTRLTETSRRSAATAGLGAAVTALSTGAAVLAGLTAGAVAVRSGSLTGELLALVVLTPLAVFEIAAPLPVAAQRWATARVSLQRLTELWQTPDPITDHPQAPESRADPRGDFGFDSHPDSPRARAGHVPEMRIDGVTAGWVAGRTALRDLDLVLPAGGRVALVGPSGSGKSTVAALLVRFLDPRDGRVTMDGRDLREIPADEVRRVVGYLPEDSYLFDTTIGDNLRIGRAGAGDSELHEALRQARLLDWVRTLPDGLGTLVGEHGMALSGGQRRRLALARLLLGNARVLIFDEPTEHLDDETAAALTHDLLDAAGDRTVLLITHRTDLTGLSVTRMPFGSSQR from the coding sequence ATGACATCCGCCTCCCTCCCCATCCCGGGCCCGGCGCCCTCCGGTTCGTTCTCTTCCTCCTCGTTCGGTGCGGGACGTGGGCTGAGTGCCTGGTCGCTGATCCGGCCGGCGGTGGGACGGCTCAGCCTCGCGGTGCTCGCCGGAGTCGGGGCCGCCGGAGCGGCGGTGGCGCTGACCGCCTGCTCGGCGTGGCTGATCTCGCGGGCCGCCCTGCACCCGCCGGTACTGCACCTGATGGTGGCGATCGTCGCGGTTCGGGCCTGCGGGCTCAGCCGGGGCGTGCTGCGCTACCTGGAACGGCTGATCGGGCACGACGCGGCCTTCAAGATCCTCACCGATGTGCGGGTACGCCTCTACACCCGCCTGGAACGTCTGGCCCCGGCCGGGCTCGCCGACTTCCGCCGCGCCGATCTGGCCCGGCGGCTCGCCTCCGACGTCGACGCCGTCCTCGACCTGGTGACCCGGGTGTTCCTGCCCTATGCGGTGGCCGGTGTCGTCGGGCTGGCGTCGGTGCTGGTGGTGGGCGCGCTGGTACCGGTCGCCGGGCTGGTCCTGGCCCTGGCGCTACTGGTCGTCGGCGTCGGTGTTCCGGTGATGCAGCGGGCTTCGGCGCACCGGGCCGACGGCCGTCTGGCACCGTTGCGTGCCGAACTCTCCACCGGCGTCGTCGATCTGCTGCACGGTCTGCCCGATCTGACCGCGTACGGGGCCACCCGTGCCCGCCTCGACCGCCTAGCCGAAGTCGACACCCGCCTGACCGAGACGTCCCGCCGGTCCGCCGCCACCGCCGGCCTGGGCGCCGCGGTGACCGCCCTGAGCACCGGCGCCGCCGTGCTGGCCGGCCTGACAGCGGGCGCCGTCGCCGTCCGCTCCGGTTCCCTGACCGGCGAACTCCTGGCTCTGGTCGTCCTGACCCCGTTGGCGGTCTTCGAGATCGCCGCCCCGCTCCCGGTGGCGGCCCAGCGCTGGGCCACGGCCCGAGTCTCCCTCCAGCGCCTGACCGAACTGTGGCAGACCCCGGACCCGATCACCGACCACCCGCAGGCGCCGGAATCGCGAGCCGATCCGCGTGGTGACTTCGGGTTCGATTCGCACCCCGACTCACCACGCGCCCGGGCTGGGCACGTGCCGGAGATGCGGATCGACGGGGTCACCGCGGGGTGGGTGGCCGGGCGTACCGCGCTGCGTGATCTTGATCTGGTGTTGCCTGCCGGTGGGCGGGTGGCGCTGGTCGGGCCCAGCGGGTCGGGGAAGAGCACGGTGGCGGCGCTGCTGGTGCGGTTCCTGGATCCGCGGGACGGGCGGGTCACCATGGACGGGCGAGATCTGCGGGAGATTCCGGCGGACGAGGTTCGGCGGGTGGTCGGCTATCTACCGGAGGACAGCTACCTGTTCGACACCACGATCGGTGACAACCTGCGGATCGGCCGGGCAGGGGCGGGCGACAGCGAACTGCATGAGGCGCTTCGGCAGGCGCGGCTGCTGGACTGGGTGCGGACCCTGCCGGACGGCCTCGGCACCCTGGTCGGCGAGCACGGGATGGCACTGTCCGGTGGGCAACGGCGGCGGCTCGCGCTGGCCCGGCTGCTGCTCGGCAACGCCCGGGTACTGATCTTCGACGAACCGACCGAACACCTGGACGACGAGACAGCGGCGGCACTGACTCATGACCTGCTGGACGCCGCCGGGGACCGCACCGTCCTGCTGATCACCCACCGCACCGACCTCACCGGCCTGTCCGTCACCCGCATGCCTTTCGGCAGTTCGCAGCGCTGA
- a CDS encoding ATP-binding protein — protein sequence MSVQRRLNVGSLAMLGLFMILLLVQFGFGTLLRAEQDTEAARSTRAEIANDHVLQEMTDAETGVRGYQLTGDVAFLEPYENSRAAVMAALDDIGAGSSGSRVAALIGQQREAVRAWLDTYAVPIVSGRRLAVDDDELAAEGKQLFDELRRVNAAMDQALAADRADMRTAASGDRREMAILAACLVVAILAIGYSVARTGRRQLLLPLGDLTVTIRRLAAGDRSIRAEPAGSTELRTVIDALNELAAQTETLLIAEHARAARAGLRQAVATEMQELGDIAHTGRRITELIGVAVGADAVHCELVVPGRGEMCSGWPAGAPGPPVDRVVELITGKSCDPVCGSGGTVWLTVGGDAECAPGYLHLSRPGNPTWTAAEQRLLAGVGREIERALRQLNLQNNQARLITELRMLDQRKDVFIQTVTHELRTPLTSILGYTEMIADEDGGALTSVQQRALNAILRNAHRLHDTIGDLILLDRPDGTAVAAETLDLAAVAVTVRDELDSAAKAKNLTVTFTADQGWVRGVRTQLQRALRKLLENAIKFTPSGGSVTCRMAADVRSVAISVTDTGIGIPAEDVPGLFTPFHRAGNAMDQAVQGPGLGLAIVRDIVRDHGGTISVQSVVGRGTTFTLTLPAAAVPLKSPAHV from the coding sequence ATGAGTGTGCAGCGTCGCCTCAACGTGGGTTCCCTCGCCATGCTCGGTCTCTTCATGATCCTGCTGCTGGTCCAGTTCGGTTTCGGCACCCTGCTGCGGGCGGAACAGGACACCGAGGCCGCGCGCTCCACCCGCGCCGAGATCGCCAACGACCACGTGCTCCAGGAGATGACCGACGCCGAGACCGGGGTACGCGGCTACCAGCTCACCGGCGACGTGGCCTTTCTCGAACCGTACGAGAACAGCCGTGCGGCAGTCATGGCCGCCCTCGACGACATCGGAGCGGGCAGCTCCGGCTCCAGGGTCGCCGCGCTGATCGGCCAGCAGCGCGAGGCGGTCCGGGCCTGGCTCGACACCTACGCCGTACCGATCGTCAGCGGCCGGCGTCTCGCCGTCGACGACGACGAACTCGCAGCCGAGGGCAAACAACTCTTCGACGAACTGCGCCGGGTCAACGCCGCGATGGACCAGGCCCTCGCCGCCGACCGCGCCGACATGCGTACCGCAGCCAGTGGCGACCGCCGCGAGATGGCCATCCTGGCGGCCTGCCTGGTCGTGGCGATCCTCGCGATCGGTTACAGCGTCGCCCGCACCGGCCGGCGTCAACTGCTGTTACCCCTCGGCGACCTGACCGTGACCATCCGCCGCCTGGCCGCCGGGGACCGGTCGATCCGGGCCGAACCGGCCGGCTCCACCGAACTGCGCACCGTCATCGACGCGCTCAACGAACTGGCCGCCCAGACCGAGACCCTGCTCATCGCCGAACACGCCCGCGCCGCCCGGGCCGGCCTGCGCCAGGCCGTCGCCACCGAGATGCAGGAACTCGGCGACATCGCCCACACCGGTCGCCGGATCACCGAACTCATCGGTGTCGCCGTCGGCGCTGACGCCGTGCACTGCGAACTGGTCGTCCCCGGCCGCGGCGAGATGTGCTCCGGCTGGCCCGCCGGAGCCCCCGGCCCGCCCGTCGACCGGGTCGTCGAACTGATCACCGGCAAATCCTGCGACCCGGTATGCGGCTCCGGCGGCACCGTCTGGCTGACCGTCGGCGGCGACGCCGAATGCGCCCCCGGGTACCTGCACCTCAGCCGCCCCGGCAACCCCACCTGGACCGCCGCCGAACAGCGCCTGCTCGCCGGGGTCGGCCGGGAGATCGAACGTGCCCTGCGCCAGCTCAACCTGCAGAACAACCAGGCCCGCCTGATCACCGAACTACGGATGCTCGACCAGCGCAAAGACGTCTTCATCCAGACCGTCACCCACGAACTGCGCACCCCGCTGACCAGCATCCTCGGTTACACCGAGATGATCGCCGACGAGGACGGGGGCGCGCTCACCTCGGTCCAGCAGCGCGCCCTCAACGCCATCCTGCGCAACGCCCACCGCCTGCACGACACCATCGGCGACCTGATCCTGCTCGACCGTCCCGACGGAACCGCCGTCGCCGCCGAAACCCTGGATCTGGCGGCCGTCGCGGTGACGGTCCGGGACGAGCTGGACAGCGCGGCCAAGGCCAAGAACCTGACGGTCACCTTCACCGCCGATCAGGGCTGGGTACGCGGTGTCCGCACCCAGTTGCAGCGGGCCCTGCGCAAACTGCTGGAGAACGCGATCAAGTTCACCCCCTCCGGCGGCAGCGTCACCTGCCGGATGGCGGCCGACGTCCGCAGCGTCGCGATCTCGGTCACCGACACCGGAATCGGCATCCCCGCCGAGGACGTCCCCGGCCTGTTCACCCCGTTCCATCGCGCCGGCAACGCCATGGACCAGGCAGTCCAGGGCCCCGGCCTGGGCCTGGCCATCGTCCGGGACATCGTCCGGGACCACGGCGGCACGATCTCCGTCCAGTCAGTGGTGGGCCGTGGAACCACCTTCACCCTGACCCTCCCGGCCGCTGCGGTCCCCTTGAAGTCCCCGGCCCACGTCTGA
- a CDS encoding DUF6230 family protein, translating into MAESHSGRTDWRRFAVAVAVPTVVAGGLILALAEGALAANFTVSGKQFKLSADKLVGAGFTQYSGDLRTADEENHPDGTVPAAMSGIRSADLWGLCQSVAVGPVTLRIEAGDDPEHPVHADDLLIGMSTLGGDATFEDIQIGLDAATLTQDGAETHGAALSFGQQARKVTIEKLRQEAYYTSASTFTLNDMNLELHIGGSHECF; encoded by the coding sequence GTGGCGGAGTCGCACAGCGGGCGCACCGACTGGCGCCGGTTCGCCGTCGCGGTGGCCGTGCCCACGGTCGTCGCCGGTGGGCTGATCCTGGCGCTGGCCGAAGGCGCTCTGGCGGCAAACTTCACGGTGTCCGGCAAACAGTTCAAACTGTCCGCCGACAAGCTCGTCGGCGCCGGATTCACCCAGTACAGCGGGGACCTGCGGACCGCGGACGAGGAGAACCACCCGGACGGTACGGTCCCGGCCGCCATGTCCGGCATCAGAAGCGCCGACCTGTGGGGACTCTGCCAGTCGGTCGCCGTCGGGCCGGTGACCCTGCGTATCGAGGCCGGGGACGACCCGGAGCATCCGGTGCACGCCGACGACCTGCTGATCGGCATGTCCACGCTCGGAGGTGACGCCACGTTCGAGGACATCCAGATCGGGCTGGACGCCGCCACCCTCACCCAGGACGGCGCGGAGACCCACGGTGCGGCACTCTCGTTCGGCCAGCAGGCCCGCAAGGTGACCATCGAGAAGCTACGGCAGGAGGCGTACTACACCTCTGCTTCCACGTTCACTCTCAACGACATGAACCTCGAACTGCACATCGGTGGCTCGCACGAGTGCTTCTGA
- a CDS encoding DUF6114 domain-containing protein: MAAENNWRHGRPFWGGLFLVVAGLEMFGSANMELDEIQIHVGPQGFYSYLLPVMLIAAGVLTWLSPEQRLFYGIVGIITALYSFIGLNLGGWIAGMVLGIVGGALVIAWSPPAAKPVDKPAEPAGEPLPHKALVFLAPLLLAAGVVTAGNRPAEAAECPADPPSRETSASPAPASLSPTPPSVPASPSPSVSLSPSVSLSPSTSPSPSVSVSESEHPILEGIDDFWDGVGDLIGIGGEKDKAEAPVEKQSPAPRKSSATPRKSSQADEIPCLGERQFGLLADDDELPLAGAKPGVVKTASMTMYESSYGGVAEVPTGEGTIRSLKFTMDKVVNKPFQLTIDEPGDATTVIDSGELILDGDVEFYSPRFEGKLFGTIPVVFTPESPPPVTLPVLWFTDVTVQLAYVRSDVLTAAPLDIVETNS, from the coding sequence GTGGCTGCGGAGAACAACTGGCGGCACGGGCGCCCGTTCTGGGGCGGGCTGTTCCTGGTGGTGGCGGGGCTGGAGATGTTCGGCAGCGCGAACATGGAACTGGACGAGATTCAGATCCATGTCGGGCCGCAGGGCTTCTACTCGTACCTGCTGCCGGTGATGTTGATCGCCGCCGGGGTGTTGACCTGGCTTTCTCCCGAGCAGCGCCTGTTCTACGGGATCGTCGGGATCATCACGGCGCTGTACTCGTTCATCGGGCTCAACCTGGGCGGCTGGATCGCCGGGATGGTGCTCGGCATCGTCGGCGGCGCCCTGGTCATCGCCTGGAGCCCACCCGCCGCGAAGCCGGTCGACAAGCCCGCCGAACCGGCTGGCGAGCCGCTGCCCCACAAAGCGCTGGTCTTCCTGGCGCCGTTGCTCCTCGCCGCAGGGGTGGTGACCGCGGGGAATCGGCCGGCCGAGGCCGCTGAATGCCCGGCGGACCCGCCGTCCCGGGAGACCAGCGCGTCCCCGGCCCCGGCCAGCCTGTCCCCGACGCCGCCATCCGTTCCGGCCTCCCCGTCCCCCAGCGTCTCGCTCTCCCCCAGCGTCTCGCTCTCCCCCAGCACTTCGCCTTCACCCAGCGTGAGTGTGTCGGAGAGCGAGCATCCGATTTTGGAGGGGATCGACGACTTCTGGGATGGTGTCGGCGACCTGATCGGCATCGGCGGCGAGAAAGATAAAGCGGAAGCACCCGTCGAGAAGCAGTCCCCCGCGCCGCGGAAGAGCAGCGCAACGCCGAGGAAGAGCAGTCAAGCCGACGAGATCCCGTGCCTGGGTGAACGCCAGTTCGGCCTGCTGGCCGATGATGACGAGCTGCCCTTGGCCGGGGCGAAACCCGGCGTGGTCAAGACGGCGTCGATGACCATGTACGAGTCGTCCTACGGCGGGGTGGCCGAGGTCCCGACCGGCGAGGGCACCATCCGGTCGCTGAAGTTCACCATGGACAAGGTGGTGAACAAGCCGTTCCAGCTCACCATCGACGAGCCGGGCGACGCGACCACGGTGATCGACAGCGGTGAGCTGATCCTGGACGGCGACGTCGAGTTCTACAGCCCCCGGTTCGAGGGCAAACTGTTCGGGACGATCCCGGTCGTGTTCACCCCGGAGTCGCCGCCGCCCGTGACCCTCCCGGTGCTCTGGTTCACCGACGTGACTGTGCAGCTGGCCTACGTCCGCAGCGACGTCCTGACCGCCGCACCGCTGGACATCGTCGAGACGAATAGCTAG
- a CDS encoding GGDEF domain-containing protein, giving the protein MRLRTALLASLVVAAALQALYPFLPRWGQLAVSDTVIALASGYAAFHYRRRAADPANIRRMRLAFGCGTVACGIWSLGNVVLLISTLGAGSLAGVGGLLSTMAAGFVPIALILAAPRPHGLAAVRLLIDVAAVFGAMFALAWEFVLSGTQVPGEVGGEGYRVTIVGLLVLGAVIALVTLASAEPGQGGSAQQLLAAAALVQAVTLLAATRNDLEGHLWYADGVGGGYILGALVMAVSSRLATSRPGVERGGALVFRGWALLPYVPVVFAVATAASRQAATGQLDPVLVWTLLATFSLVLIRQFLTLASLGRMTEVLEEQRDTLEHQASHDALTGLLNRPAFDSRAADILAGPHLGVTAMVLDLDGFKPVNDSHGHAAGDDVLVVVARRLSAELRAEDLVSRIGGDEFAILLTGVRSSEAEGSDGSGLRSGEGDEGWDGDAEEVAKRLLRRISEPMRVHGHTVTVGGSIGLAAADEGGDLTGLLRRADTAMYAAKAAGKGTVRRYESAAA; this is encoded by the coding sequence ATGCGGTTGCGGACGGCATTGCTGGCGAGCCTGGTGGTCGCCGCGGCCCTGCAAGCTCTGTACCCTTTTCTACCCCGCTGGGGCCAACTGGCGGTGTCCGACACGGTCATCGCGCTGGCCAGCGGATACGCGGCATTCCACTACCGGCGGCGGGCCGCCGATCCGGCCAACATCCGGCGGATGCGGCTCGCTTTCGGATGCGGCACCGTCGCGTGCGGGATCTGGTCACTGGGCAACGTGGTGCTGCTGATCTCGACCCTCGGCGCCGGCTCCCTCGCCGGTGTGGGCGGACTGTTGTCGACGATGGCGGCCGGGTTCGTACCCATCGCCTTGATCCTCGCCGCGCCGCGCCCGCACGGACTCGCGGCAGTCCGCCTGCTGATCGACGTCGCCGCGGTCTTCGGCGCGATGTTCGCGTTGGCCTGGGAGTTCGTGCTGTCCGGCACTCAGGTGCCCGGCGAGGTCGGCGGCGAGGGCTACCGGGTCACCATCGTCGGTCTGCTGGTGCTCGGCGCGGTGATCGCCCTGGTCACCCTGGCCTCCGCCGAACCCGGGCAGGGCGGCAGCGCACAACAGTTGCTGGCGGCGGCCGCCCTGGTCCAGGCGGTGACGCTGCTCGCCGCGACCCGCAACGACCTCGAAGGCCATCTCTGGTACGCGGACGGAGTCGGCGGCGGCTACATCCTCGGCGCCCTGGTGATGGCGGTGTCCAGCCGGCTCGCCACCTCCCGCCCCGGCGTCGAACGCGGCGGTGCGCTGGTGTTCCGGGGCTGGGCCCTGCTGCCGTACGTCCCGGTGGTCTTCGCCGTCGCGACCGCCGCCTCCCGCCAGGCCGCGACCGGGCAGCTCGATCCGGTGCTGGTCTGGACCCTGCTGGCCACGTTCTCCCTGGTGCTGATCCGGCAGTTCCTCACCCTGGCGAGCCTGGGCCGGATGACCGAGGTCCTCGAAGAACAGCGGGACACCCTCGAACACCAGGCCAGCCACGACGCGCTCACCGGACTGCTGAACCGGCCCGCCTTCGACAGCCGGGCCGCCGACATCCTGGCTGGCCCGCATCTGGGCGTGACCGCGATGGTCCTGGACCTGGACGGGTTCAAACCGGTCAACGACAGCCACGGGCATGCCGCCGGTGATGACGTGCTGGTCGTGGTGGCCCGTCGGCTCAGCGCCGAACTGCGAGCCGAGGACCTGGTCAGCCGGATCGGCGGCGACGAGTTCGCGATCCTGCTGACCGGCGTCCGCAGCAGCGAGGCCGAGGGGTCCGACGGGTCCGGCTTGCGCAGCGGTGAAGGCGACGAGGGCTGGGACGGCGACGCCGAAGAGGTGGCCAAGCGGCTGCTCCGCCGGATCAGCGAACCCATGCGCGTCCACGGCCACACCGTCACGGTCGGCGGCAGCATCGGCCTGGCCGCCGCGGACGAGGGCGGTGACCTCACCGGGCTGCTGCGCCGGGCGGACACCGCGATGTACGCCGCGAAAGCCGCGGGCAAGGGCACGGTTCGCCGGTACGAGTCCGCCGCGGCCTAG
- a CDS encoding DUF2277 domain-containing protein codes for MCRSIHQLHNFEPPATPDEVHAAALQYVRKIAGSTRPSQANQAAFDQAVAAVTAATAELLSALVTTAAPRNREEEAVKARARAEKRYG; via the coding sequence ATGTGCCGGAGCATCCACCAGTTGCACAATTTCGAGCCGCCGGCGACGCCGGACGAGGTCCACGCGGCGGCTCTGCAGTACGTCCGCAAGATCGCCGGGTCGACCCGGCCGTCGCAGGCCAACCAGGCGGCCTTCGATCAGGCGGTGGCGGCGGTGACCGCGGCCACCGCGGAGTTGCTGTCCGCTCTGGTGACCACTGCCGCGCCGCGTAACCGTGAGGAGGAGGCGGTCAAGGCCCGGGCACGGGCGGAGAAGCGCTACGGGTGA
- a CDS encoding carbohydrate ABC transporter permease, producing MGLQGLPVRRTLTGYAFLAPSLIGVIGFLLVPVIVVIGISLHRWDLVSPARWVGLDNYAALLDDLAFWQSMLITGMFVALVIPAQVLLGLLAAVLLDRRLPGSVVFRTIFVIPWISAPLALGVVWRWIFDPSDGAVNALTGIRVEWLSDPDLALPAVAAVTVWQHVGYVALFFLAGLGGIPGQFAEAARIDGAGAWQVFRRITLPLLRPTMFFVLVTSLVTTFQTFDVVYAMTQGGPSGSTDVIASLIYREAFTNFRMGRAAAMSVVLLLLLITVTVSQQLYFRKRTTYEVS from the coding sequence ATGGGACTACAGGGATTGCCGGTCCGCCGCACACTCACCGGCTACGCGTTCCTCGCTCCGAGCCTGATCGGGGTGATCGGGTTCCTGCTCGTCCCGGTGATCGTCGTGATCGGGATCAGCCTGCACCGGTGGGACCTGGTCAGCCCGGCACGCTGGGTGGGTCTGGACAACTACGCGGCACTGCTCGACGACCTCGCGTTCTGGCAGTCGATGCTGATCACCGGCATGTTCGTGGCGCTCGTCATCCCGGCGCAGGTGCTGCTCGGGCTGCTCGCCGCGGTGCTGCTGGACCGGCGGCTGCCCGGCTCGGTCGTCTTCCGGACCATCTTCGTGATCCCGTGGATCAGTGCCCCGCTCGCTCTCGGCGTCGTCTGGCGGTGGATCTTCGACCCGTCCGACGGTGCCGTCAACGCCCTGACCGGGATCCGTGTCGAGTGGCTGTCCGATCCTGATCTGGCGTTGCCGGCGGTGGCCGCCGTGACGGTCTGGCAGCACGTCGGTTACGTCGCCCTGTTCTTCCTGGCCGGGCTGGGCGGCATCCCCGGGCAGTTCGCCGAGGCGGCCCGGATCGACGGCGCCGGTGCCTGGCAGGTGTTCCGCCGGATCACGCTGCCACTGCTGCGCCCGACGATGTTCTTCGTCCTGGTGACGAGTCTGGTCACCACGTTCCAGACCTTCGACGTCGTCTACGCGATGACCCAGGGCGGGCCGTCCGGGAGCACCGACGTCATCGCCTCACTGATCTACCGGGAGGCGTTCACCAACTTCCGGATGGGCCGGGCCGCGGCCATGTCGGTCGTGCTCCTGCTGCTGTTGATCACGGTGACGGTGAGCCAGCAGCTCTACTTCCGCAAGCGCACGACGTACGAGGTGAGCTGA
- a CDS encoding carbohydrate ABC transporter permease — MSRRIANVVTYLLLTLGAIVTLAPYLLSIQTSLKTPEQFAAQSPLAPPSPVSGGSYAELVVGDHTLVPPLVITVQVVILVVLGQLTCSVLAAYAFARLDFPGRDLLFWVYLGTLMVPLAATLVPRFVLVAGLGLRDTFWGIVLPTLFGSPYAVFLLRQFFRGIPTELLDAARIDGAGHPRVLRHVILPLSRPILATLLIITVVAHWNEFLWPLVVTSSERWRVLTVAVSALQSQYNGNWTLVMAATTLATCPLLILFVVFQRHIVKSITITGMK, encoded by the coding sequence ATGTCCCGGCGGATCGCGAACGTGGTCACCTATCTCCTGCTCACCCTGGGTGCGATCGTCACGCTCGCGCCGTACCTGCTCAGCATCCAGACGTCGTTGAAGACACCGGAGCAGTTCGCCGCCCAGTCCCCGCTGGCCCCGCCGTCCCCGGTCAGCGGCGGCTCCTACGCCGAACTGGTCGTCGGCGATCACACTCTGGTGCCGCCGCTGGTGATCACGGTGCAGGTGGTGATCCTGGTGGTGCTCGGCCAGCTGACCTGCTCGGTGCTGGCGGCGTACGCGTTCGCCCGGCTCGACTTCCCCGGCCGCGACCTGCTGTTCTGGGTGTACCTGGGCACCCTGATGGTGCCACTGGCCGCCACGCTCGTGCCGAGGTTCGTGCTGGTCGCCGGACTCGGGCTGCGCGACACGTTCTGGGGCATCGTGCTGCCGACCCTGTTCGGTTCCCCGTACGCGGTCTTCCTGCTCCGTCAGTTCTTCCGCGGCATCCCCACCGAACTGCTGGACGCGGCGCGCATCGACGGCGCCGGGCATCCGCGGGTGCTGCGGCACGTGATCCTGCCGTTGAGCCGCCCGATCCTGGCCACGCTGCTGATCATCACGGTGGTGGCGCACTGGAACGAGTTCCTCTGGCCGCTCGTGGTCACCAGCAGTGAGCGCTGGCGGGTGCTGACGGTGGCGGTGTCGGCGTTGCAGAGCCAGTACAACGGCAACTGGACGCTGGTGATGGCCGCCACCACGCTCGCCACGTGTCCGTTACTGATCCTCTTCGTCGTGTTCCAGCGGCACATCGTCAAGTCGATCACGATCACCGGGATGAAATGA